AGCAGGATCGAGAACAGTACTAAAGGTATATCCAGCTGAAAACATAAACACTGCTTCAGAAAACTGTTGTAAGCAGCTAAAAGAGTGGGGCAGATCAAGTTATCAACAAGTAGTAATTAGAGAACATTGGTGAAAAGACTACATATCATAGTGTTTTTAGTCACTGTCATGgttatataaaaacaaaaagccACCATCATGAAGTAGCTAGACTCACAATTAGAGGTTTGAGAAAGGTCAGTGTTTCAATTATAGGAATCAACTGCTAAAGATAGTCTAAGAAACTTGTAGGCTTGCAGCAACTGATCATACAAACAATTTTTTCtcgattaatttcattttgggATAGAATTTGAATTCAGACATTGCCTTAACCGTCGGCATTTTTTTGCACGAGTTCTCGCAAATCCCAGCATTCACCTCTAAATTAACCTAGGGTCAAGGAAAAATAACCATAATTCAACTGGAAACTGAAATAATCTCAATACTAATATAAGCACCTGCACCACAATGCAAGTTAGAGTGATGCCAATCCAACACAGATTCTACCTTTCGCTCTTCTGTATAAGTCAGCAGGGTACCTTCAATAGGACAGTGTAAGAAAATAAGTGTTAAAAGCAGATGGCATTTCTTAGCAAAACCAGATCTTCCTGGGGTTGTAGTCCATTTCAAGAACAAGAGATGAAAAAGCATTTGACTGAGGTATATATACTGAAAATAAGTTGATGCACTTACCAATGGTCTGCAATTCCTGGAAATGCACAGGCCAGATATCTAAGAATTGCATGACTGCAAGCACATATAAATGAACATTATCCAAGTTATGAAATACTTTACGTGAAACTCAGGAAAAGATAAATTGTCCTGTCTCCACAGTAGTTACTTGTGCCCGCATGGTGCACACTACATACAAATCTTTACAAAAAGTTTTGCTTCTTGTAGTATATATGCAAAGGTGATCAGGTGAACTCTTCAAACATGAAAGCTATACATCAAACAACTGGCATTGACAAAGTTGTCATACTGGAAAATGCTAAATTTTCAGTTCAAGCTGAACATTACCTTTCGAAAAGCTTAAATCTTCCATCCATTATAGCTGGTACTTGCTTCATGGGATTAACTTCTGAAGATGAAGTCAGAGAAAACTGTTGAAATTATCTTGAaactaagaaagaaaaatacatcaaaacCATTTTTCTAGGAGTTAATGATCAAAAACATACTGAAGTAGCACATTTTTGCGAGTTTCCAACTACCTGAACTAGCAAGTGTTCACTTTTTCCTATCTAAAATATCATCATTGTTCATGTAATTAACAATGAGAACAACTGCTAGTTGAGGTGTTTTTAATAAATAGTTGGTGATAGTTCAGATAGAAACCTCGCAAGATCGTGATACTTCATGTGTGTGTTTTTccatttatctctttttttctatCAAAAAGTAGAGTTTATATAAAAAGACAAACCTTCAAATTCAGGAGACAACTGCTGACGCTTGAAGAGCTCTGTACTTACCTCCTCAAATTCTATTCCATTTAACCTTTTGGAAAATTAATCATTAAGAACTCCATTTTGAGCTTCAAAACTAGAAACAGAATATCCagaaaaacaacaaattttcctccattaacaTGCTTCATAAGATTAATCATTAACATCGAGAGAATAATCTCCCTATAACCAAGACTCTTTAATGACTACATTGTAGACGTTAATGTGTTCATAAGCTCTGAAGTTACAGACACAATTATGGGAATTCAANGAAAAACAACAATTTTTCCTCCATTAACATGCTTCATAAGATTAATCATTAACATCGAGAGAATAATCTCCCTATAACCAAGACTCTTTAATGACTACATTGTAGACGTTAATGTGTTCATAAGCTCTGAAGTTACAGACACAATTATGGGAATtcaaagaaaccaaaaaaaattaaaacttccTTTCCAATTTAACCCTTtggtagaaaaaaagaaaatgctaCTACTAATTAGACAATTCCATTATGAAAATGCTTACTTGCAGAAGATTATAACTGCACGAGAAGGTTGGGACATACGATCTACGTATAATTTcagcttcattttttttcttcacctgAAATTAACTCCGACAAACTCACCACCGGCGACGCGAGCTGAATTTCAGGAACATCAAATTTCCAGCGCTAAATTTGCTGCCATGCTTCATAGGCATTGGTTCAGCTAAAGAGGTGTCCACCTGGACAGATAAAGTTGCCATCACAGCCTTACAATTTATAGGATTTCATCAACACATACtcaaaaatagataaaagtggaaaaaataaagtagccacttaatttttaacgGGGTTCTATCCctctatattattttctttacatGTGCTGATGTGTAGTCACAATTCAATTTAACTAGTTGCGGTGATATATGCACCGtcatatatacacatatatattggTGTTCCTCAAGTAATACGTTAGGAAGTACCTGAAGTTGTAGGAAATGTACCGGAGAGGCGCTAGAAATAGTTCACCTTGCAAGTGACATTCATAGATAATATGCAAAACTCATATATTTGATACAGTGAAGAGATGTCTACCCAAGAGTAAGGGACTCTCAGTTTGTTTAATTACATATGTTGTGGACTAGGATTAACAATTGATAGatacttattttataaaataagtacatatacataaagaaaatgaataagGAAAGCTTGGATCAGAGTTCTCCTTCCTGTATTAGCTTTCGCATACACACTGTTTATCACATTATCTGCCATGGTCCACGGTGATATACTACGAGCACAATGCAGCACCTGGATCCTTGTTGCTTTCTCACATCTTCGAGTGCAAGTCAGGTTTTCTGCTCGATTGAGGAATGCTACTTCCTACAGCATGTCTTTGCTTGTGGAACTTCTCTTTAGCTTTGTAGAGGATCACGTGTACCTCTTGGAAATGAGGTTCCATGGCATTCTTTGTGTCATCAATCCACTTCAAAACTCTCTTGTATGGACCTATTATCCGCTCACGATCCTTCTCATCCAAAATCTAAATTCATCACATCCAAAACCCAAAttcattataaaagaaatttccaCAAGACTCCTCTTGATAACTTATGTTCTGGATCAAAAGATGTAAAGAAACAGCAGGAAAAGGGAAAATCTCTTTACCTCAAGTTCCATAAGCTCACACACTAAGCTAAGATCTGCAATTGAAGGTTGGCCACTCCCAAGCAAAAATCGCCCTTTTCTCTGGAGCCAAACAGACTCAATATTTGCAAGAGATGCCAaaaggactttcttagcttcTGCTGCTGCTTGTGGATTCAAAGGCAACCCAAAAGCAGGAGCGAGAACAGTATTAAAGATATATCCAGCTGAAAACATAAGCACTGCTTCAGAAAACTGTTGGAAACAGCTAAAGAGTGGCATATCAAGTTATCAACAAGAAGTAGGAATTATAGAATATTGGTGAAAAGACTACCTATCCTAGTGGTTTTAGTCACTGTcattattgaagaaaaaaagtcacCATCATGCAGTAGCTAGACTCACAATTAGAGGTTTGAAAAAGGTTAGGTGTTTCAATTAGAGGAATCAATTCCTAAAGATAGACTAAGAAACTTGTAGGCTTGCAGCAACTGTCTTGCATTAGGTTAGTAGCGAGAATCTTAGCAAAGAGCATCATGACAAGCAGatgctcttttttttaaaacagatCATACAAACAAATTTCCTTGATTAATCTCATTTgggataaaattttaattcagcCATTGCCTTAACTGTAGCCTGTAGGCATCTTTTTGCCCAAGTTCTTGCAAATCCCAGCATTCACCACTAAATTAACTCAAGTAAGGTCAAGGTAAAGTAATCATAATTCAAGCGGAAACTGGAATAATATCAATATCTGATATAAGCACCTGTACCGCGACGCAAGTTTGAGTGATGCCAATCCAACACAGAGTCTACCTTTGCTCTTTTGTATAAGTCAGCAGGGTACCTTCAATAGGACAGTGTATGAAAGAAGAGTTAAAGCAAACACTAACCAGGATAGGAATTTATACAACCTAAGAGTGTGTACATTAGTCTATCACTAAGAATGAAGAGCAACACTGTTCATAGGCACCAtagatgtactttttttttctattccgGATAAGTTGGTATAATAAGAGATTCCAATTAATGACTTGTGTGTTCACAGTCATCTCTTCTCAAATTTTGATAGGGCTTGTTTGTTATTCGGTGCTGATACTTCATTTGTTGAGCTGGTATTTTCCAATCTGCTAATATGttacttgttcttcttttctgTTGGAAGTGTTTCTTTGGTTCGTTCGGGCTAGTGTTTACACCAAACCAATGTATTTTACTATGCTTAAGTAATAAATGAGATGAAAATGCACATTAATTAACCATAGTTAGGTGACAAAAGAGTATGCAGAAGACACATGTCATGTTATTATCGGTTTGGTGCAAATGACGGGTTTCTTAGCAAAACCAGATGGTGTTTCTTATCAAAACTCTACTACTTGAACTCCAAGTTAGAAACACAACAAGCAATTAGCAATCAAATAACAGGTACATGTGGCATTAAATTCACACAGATGCCAACTGCAGAATAGTTCCATTCGTAATGCCGATTGCCATGTTTAGCGGCAGATGCAATATGGGTTCTGCTTAACCCAACATTTTGACATGGAACTTAGATATATACATGATGGCTCCAGCAGTGAGAATATAAAAGTTGAATCCATCAAGTTTAAATCCCTGATCTTCCCGGGTTGGATTCTATGTCAAGAACAAGAGCTTAAAAGAGCACTCATTTCCATAATACAAAGCATTTGACTAAGGTATATACTCAAAATAAGTCGATGCACTTACCAATGATCTGCAATTCCTGGAAATGCACAAGCCAGATATCTGAGAATTGCATGACTGCAAGCACATATAATCAGTTAGctaattttaaaacattatccAAGTTATAAAATACTTTATGTGAAACTCAGGAAAAGATAAAATTGTCCCGTCTGCACAGGCATTTTCCACAGTACTTACTAGTGCCCACATGGTGCACACTACATAGAAaccttaacttttttttttttgtttcttgcaGTACATATGCCCAGGTGATTAGGTGAACTCTTGAAACATGAACTTCTACGAGAATGAAAGACTAAATAATAAGCTTTAGGATGCATGCAACATATACATCGAATAATAGACATTAACAAGCTGAACATTACCTTTCGAAAAGTTTAAATCTTCCATCCATTATAGCTGGTACTTGCTTCATGGGGTTAATTTCTGAAGATGAagtcagaaaacttttgaaattatCTTGAAACTAAGAAATAACTAATATATCAAAACCATTTTTTCTAGCAAAAAGTAGagttaataaaaaaagacaaacCTTTAAATTCAGGAGATAACTGCTGGCGCTTGGAGAGATTTATGTGTATCTCCTCAAAGTCTATTCCATTTAACCTTTTGgaaaattaatcattaaaaactCCATTTTGAGCTTCAAAACTGGAAACAGAATTATccagaaaaaacaacaaaacttTCTTCCATTAACTTCTTaataaaattaatcattaaCAAACCCCTTATTAGCTCTAAAGATTCTTTCAAATATGATTTGGTCAATTGACCTATGAAAAGCTATAATATAAAACTATCCAAAGAACAATTTTCCCCTAACCGAGTCTTTTTTAACGACTGCATTATGGATGTTATAGTGTTCATAACCTCTGAAACTACAAACGCAATAATGAGAATtcaaagaaaacaagaaaaaaacttCTCACCACTTAAATTTTTGGAAGATCAGTCACTAAAAATTCCACTTTAAGCTTTCATCAGAAaccaaaaaaacaataaaaataaaaactttcttCCCCATTTAtccttttggaaaaaaataatattgctaGTACTAATTGAAAATCCATTTTGTGATTCAAAGCTACAAATAGAATTCAAATAGCACTTCGAATTGTTGATTAATCATCAAATATGACTTAGAACCAATAGTTCATTATCTAATAGATCTCTATCCGAGAGTTCTCAATATTTATCAAATCTGTTCCTATCTAACTAAATTAATCAACTTTCTGTAAaatcaatgaagaaaaaaaatgaaaaatacttaCTTGCAGAAGATTATAACTGCACGAGAAGGTTGGGACATACGATCTACGTATAATTTCAGAGTCATTTTTTCTCACCCGGAATTAACTCCGACGAACTCACCGCCGGCGACGCGAGCTGAATATGCGCTTTCAGATTTGAGAATGGAATTAGCGCCACTGTTAAATTCGGTCAGATAAGGTTGGCGCCCAATATTGAGTCGTAAGTCGTAACCATCACGGGACCNNNNNNNNNNNNNNNNNNNNNNNNNNNNNNNNNNNNNNNNNNNNNNNNNNNNNNNNNNNNNNNNNNNNNNNNNNNNNNNNNNNNNNNNNNNNNNNNNNNNNNNNNNNNNNNNNNNNNNNNNNNNNNNNNNNNNNNNNNNNNNNNNNNNNNNNNNNNNNNNNNNNNNNNNNNNNNNNNNNNNNNNNNNNNNNNNNNNNNNNNNNNNNNNNNNNNTCATAtcacattaaaaattatataaagtaattatttgggaaaaaagaaataaaggatttatattatgaaataagaaaataagaatgaaatagaaataataatataatattgaggagagagaaaaatattcctttttagagagtaaaatagagaattaggttggagttggttgtctgaaaaaatagagaactctatatttggagagtaaaatagaagattgggttggagatgcccttagGCCGCCTATTTCCTCTTATTACCAagtaaaatcttatttttaaagaaattgaaatcaaaattagaattttgttCAACAAACTTATCGAGATTTGTCCACCAAGACTTGAACCCTCGTGATTCCTCTTAATTGATTACTAGTTAAACATTTGTGGATAATGATATAACATATTTTATACCGTGAAGAAACAACATATTTGTCACTACCAACGGATGTAGTGCAATAGTCTGGCTCTAATGCTGATACTAGACACTGCCGagtgggaaaaaaaaaaaaacagattttcCAAGATTAAGGAACACTCAGCTTGTCTGATTACATATTGTGTGCACTAGGATCAGCATACTGTGCACTTATTttatgaatacaaatacaacatacccagtgtgaTGTATGGAAGGGTAGAATGTACGCAGATCTTACACACACCTTTTGTGAGGTGGAGAGGTTGTTTATGATAGACCATTGACTCAAGGAAAGCATTTTCAGAAACAAGTTTGAAAAATACAAGAGTCAAGATGCAATGATGAAAATACTGAGGAAAGGGAAGTATCTAAAGCAAAATAATAGTAGGATAGCTAGGACCAGAATTCTCTTCCTGATCAGCTTCAAATCGACAGTATACAAGAAGCAATCATCCGCAATGCTGCAAGCATAATGCAGCGTCTGGTTTCCCAACTGCTTTGTCACATCTTCGAGTGCAGGACAGGTTTTCTGCCCGGTTGAGTAATTGTTTGCTTTTGCAACTTCTCTTTAAATTTATAGAGAATTGAGTGTACTTCTTCGAAATGAGGTGCCATGACATTCTTCGTATCATCAAGCCACTTCAGAACTCTCTTGAATGGGCCTAATATCCGCTCACGATCCTTTTCATCCAGAACCTAAATTCAGCAGGAAAAAAGGTTTTTCTATAGGACCTCAGAATCAAGTGCATTCAGTTGATAGACTATCATCCTCAGCTATACTAGTAATGACTATACACAGAAGCAATGACCGGCTAACTGAAATGATTACCTCTTTGTGTTTTGTATTAGGGGATTTTAAGGGCGTTCGTCATATTACCATGTGTATTACTATTCAACTTCAACGGAAGTTCATACAAGCTGATGGAgggaaaagaaatatttaacaCAGTTCTGAATTTTACCATATAATGTCCGAAGCAACAGACAATTATGCTTTGAATCAAAAGATTGTAAAGGAACAGCAGAAACAAAGGGAGATCTCTTTACCTCAAGTTGCATAATCTCGCATGCTAAGCTAAGATCAGCAATTGAAGGTTGGTCACTCCCAAGCAAAAACCGTCCTTTTTTCTGTAGCCAAACAGACTCGATCATTGCAAGAGATGCTATAAAATTCTTCTCAGTTCTTGCTGCTGCTTTTGTATTCAAAGGCAACCCGACAGTAGGAGCAAGAGCAGAATAAAAGACGAATGAACCTGAAAAAAGAAGCGGCTCTTGAGAGAAGTATTGGAAATAGCTAAAAGGAGATGCATATCAACAAGTAGTAATCACAGAATGCTGCATATAAAATCACTTTTATCATAGTGTTATTAGTCACCATCACAAATAGTCACAATCTCTTATATAAACACCTTGGCCACGAGGGAAGGTAGTACGATGCCAATCCAACACAGATTCGACCTTTGCTCTTTTGTATAAGTCAGCTGGATACCTTCAATAGGACGGTGTAAGAAACAAGAGATGTTAGGTGCAGAAAAGATCGATTCATATTGCCTATTGTCGTGCACTCATTGTCAAGCACAAGAGCTCTAAAGAATACTCATTGTCATTTCCATGATTAAAAAGAACATTCAATTCAGGTAAGTACTGAAAAACCCGAAGTTGCTGGACTTACCAATGATCTGCAATTCGTGGAAATGCACAAGCCAGGTATCTAAGAATTGCATGACTGCAAACACAAAAGTTGGTTaactaaaattttatatgttatcCAAGTCATAAATTACTCT
This genomic stretch from Solanum stenotomum isolate F172 chromosome 10, ASM1918654v1, whole genome shotgun sequence harbors:
- the LOC125843323 gene encoding glutathione S-transferase T1-like isoform X1, which codes for MTLKLYVDRMSQPSRAVIIFCKLNGIDFEEIHINLSKRQQLSPEFKEINPMKQVPAIMDGRFKLFESHAILRYLACAFPGIADHWYPADLYKRAKVDSVLDWHHSNLRRGTAGYIFNTVLAPAFGLPLNPQAAAEAKKVLLASLANIESVWLQRKGRFLLGSGQPSIADLSLVCELMELEILDEKDRERIIGPYKRVLKWIDDTKNAMEPHFQEVHVILYKAKEKFHKQRHAVGSSIPQSSRKPDLHSKM
- the LOC125843323 gene encoding glutathione S-transferase T1-like isoform X2; the encoded protein is MTLKLYVDRMSQPSRAVIIFCKLNGIDFEEIHINLSKRQQLSPEFKEINPMKQVPAIMDGRFKLFESHAILRYLACAFPGIADHWYPADLYKRAKVDSVLDWHHSNLRRGTAGYIFNTVLAPAFGLPLNPQAAAEAKKVLLASLANIESVWLQRKGRFLLGSGQPSIADLSLVCELMELEILDEKDRERIIGPYKRVLKWIDDTKNAMEPHFQEVHVILYKAKEKFHKQRHAVGSSIPQSSRKPEFHSKM
- the LOC125843324 gene encoding glutathione S-transferase T1-like isoform X2, translated to MTLKLYVDRLSQSCREVIIFCKLNGIDFEEVYIELSKSHNLSPEFREINPIQQIPAIMDGKFKLSESHAILRYLACAFPRIADHWYPADLYKRAKVESVLDWHRTTFPRGQGSFVFYSALAPTVGLPLNTKAAARTEKNFIASLAMIESVWLQKKGRFLLGSDQPSIADLSLACEIMQLEVLDEKDRERILGPFKRVLKWLDDTKNVMAPHFEEVHSILYKFKEKLQKQTITQPGRKPVLHSKM